In Zunongwangia sp. HGR-M22, the sequence ATTTTCTCCTCATGCCAATGTAAAGTAGATGGCACGTAAAGATTCACGTATAAAGATTTGTTATCTGCTCCTTTAAAATAGATCGAATTCTGAAGTTTTGTACTGCTCTCTAAAGCTGTACCGTTACAACAGGTAAAACCAGTCATATCAGGGTTTCCAAAACTTTTTTTGGAACCTGGGCGCAACGGAACATGATACGTGTTTGCTGGAGAATCTTCGGCTACGGAAGCTAAGATATGATTATACAATCCGCGTTCGTAATAATCCATAAGTTCCGGGCGCTGCTCGTAAAGAAATAAATTACGAGTAAGTTTTAGCATATTATAAGTTGCACAGGTTTCGTTTTGCCCACCGGCAGATAAACCATTTTCGTATAAAGTTCCCGGTTGCGCGATAAAACATTCGGCATTTGCAGGATTTCTGGCTCCGGCAACTCCACCAATACTGTACATATAATCCTTAGTAGCTTTTACCCAAAAGTTATCGGCCACATTAAAATATTCCGGTTGATCTGAATCACGATACATTTCCAACGCACCAACGATCTGCGGGATATGTTGATTAGCATGTAATCCTCTAAAAGTATCTACGTTTTTGGCTAAACCGTGAGAATGATTGGCGTCCCCAAAAAATACTTTGATATTATCAAAAAGACGGGCAGTTTCTAAATAAGCATCTTTTCCTGTGATTCTATATAAACGCGCCATAGCTTCGTTCATTCCCCCAAACTCACCAGCGATGTAGCGATTCCACATGCTAATAAGGATTTCGGTTGGTAACTCACTAAGACGAGCATACACCCAGTCTCCCATTCCTTCAGCAACCGCTAAAGCTTTTTTGTTTCCGCTTACTTCATAGATATCCATTAATCCGGCAAGGATTTTATGAAGCGTATAGTAAGGTGCCCAAATCTTTGTTTCTTCAGTTCCGTAAACAGCTCCTTTTTCAAGCATAATAAATTGATCTGGTGGATAGGCACTAATAAATCCTTCTCCCCAGTTCCAATAATCGGTACGGATACCTTCTTCACTAAGATCGGAGCTGTAAATTTCTTTTCCTGGTCCCATAGGAACCGTAGTTGGATCGGCGTTGAATTCGCCACCTTGCTCGGCAGCTTTTCCAGACATTTGCGATAAATCGTATAAAGTATTTACCATATACTTCATTTTATCGGCAAAGTTTTGCTGCAATTCCTTATCGTAACCTGTGCTTGCGTAAGCTTGTGCAATTGCCGTTAAATAATGGCCCGAAGCATGGCCTCGTAATTTCGTTTCCTGCGTATCCCAAACGCCAAGAGGTTTTGCTCCCGCCGTTTGCTCTTGTCCAAATGCATTTCTAAACATATACAAAAACGAATCGGGATCGGTTTCTGCCAGTGTATTTATAAATTTATCACGATTTTCAATGAATTTGGTGTTTTGGCCATTAGCATTAGCATCTAAGTTTACCGCGTCTAAACCAAAAGCTTCTAAGGCTCTAGATGGTTTTTCAGCAGCAATAATTTGCACAACATTAACGGTCGCTTTTGGTTTTAAATCTGTTCCGGCTACGCTTCCAGTTACGGTATAGGTTCCGGTTTTTAAAACTTCGCTATTATCTGTTGGTGCTGGCCAGGTTACTTTTACTTTTGGTCCTTTTAAGCCATTTTTATAAGTTCCTTCTAGTGTTCTTGGTAGTCTTGGTAAAACGCCTACTGCGGTTTGTATTTCAATATCTTCTACGGAAGTTAAAAACTCATTGTACAATTGCGGAGAAGTTCTTGAAAATTCCGGAAGATTGTCCTGAGGTTCTTTACGTTCGTTTACCACACCATCACGCTTTTTAAAGGCATTTTCAAAAATTCCTTTTACCTGATTATCGGTAAGTCCTATTCTATAAATTCTAAAATCATGAATACTGGCGTCTAAAGCAGGCTTGTCTTCAGCAATAGATCGACCAATATATAATTTGTTTTCTTCGCCAGATTCTACGTTAAAAACATCAGATAATTCAAGGTCAATTTTTTCTTCTAAACTTACCTGAACGCCGTTGATATAGGTTTTTATAGTTTTGGAAGGAACATCGATCACCAAAACCAAATGCGACCAACGATCTTTTGAAACTTCAGCTACTGAACTCGATAATGTGTATTTTTTGCTTGAATTTTTAGCAACTTCAGCTGTGAAATCTTTCGTTTCTCCAATTCCGAAAGGCGCTAAATACGCATGTGTATTTTTATTTTTTCCGAAGTCAAAAAGAATTTGGTCAATATCTGTCGAATTTAACTTGACCCATCCCACCATACTAACCGACTCAACATTGTTTAATGCGGAAGATGGTAGAGAAATATATGCATCTCCTGAAAGTGACAGCACATTTTTAAATAACTCGTCTTTTACAAATTTCGCGTCACCTTTAATCGTTGCGTGCAGGTTGTTACGAGACCAGTCTTTGGCATCTTTTTCAAAAACATAGCGGGCAATTAAACCTGTTTCTCCAATTCCGTCAAGAATTTGATCACCCTGAGCGCGGACTTCAAGTAATCCTGCGATCATAACGCAAATAAAACAAGTGATAATTTTGTGCAATTTCATATTATAGATCTTTCGGTATAAAAAATTAAGCTTGTTTCTACGATTCTTAGTGCATTAGTTGTAAACCTTATCCCATGATGGCGGATCTACCTCTAATAAATGCTTCACGAAAAAGTCTCTTCTTTTTCGTTCGCCAAAAACACCACCTGAAGTATGATTCTCTCCCGGTAAAACCACCAAATCAAAATCTTTATTGGCTTTTATCAAGGCATCTGCAAATTGCATAGTCGATGCAGGATCTACATTATCATCTAGTTCCCCAACGATAAGCATTAAATCCCCCTGCAGTTGGGCGGCATTTTCGATATTTGAATTTGCAGCATAGTGTGGCCCTATTGGATATCCCATCCATTGCTCGTTCCACCAGATCTTATCCATTCGATTATCATGACAGCCACAGGAAGCGACGGCAACATCATAAAAATCTGAATTAAAAACCAAAGCAGCACCAGCACTTTGCCCACCGGCAGAAGTACCGCGAATACCCACTTTATCGGCATCCATATAAGGATATTTTTCAGCCGCAGCGGTAATCCATAGTTTACGATCTGGGAAGCCGGCGTCTTTTAAATTCTGCCAACATACATCGTGAAAGGCTTTAGATCGGTTAGAAGTTCCCATCCCGTCGATTTGTACCACGATAAATCCAAGCTCAGCTAAAGAGCTTAACGCCCAATAATAACTACTGAATTCCTTCGGAACAAAAGAATCGTGCGGACCCGCATAAATATATTCGATGATTGGATATGTTTTTGAAGGATCAAAATTGGTAGGTCTTACAATAATTCCCCAAATATCAGTTTTTTGGTCTCTACCCTTTGCGGTAAAAACTTCAGGTTGTTTCCAGCCTGTTTTTTCTAATGCTGTAATATCTCCTTCTTCTAAAGCTAATATTGGCATTTTCTTACCTGTTTTTTTCAGAACAGTTACCGCCGGCATATCTACTCTGGAATATTGATCTACATAATATTCTTTATCTGGAGAAAAAGTCACTTTATGGTTTCCGTTTTCAGAAGTAAATCGGGTAAAATTCTTTCCGTCGAAATCAATTCGGCAATAATGGATCAAATAAGGATCCTGCCCTTTATCCAAACCGCTGGCCGTGAAGTAAACTTGACGATTTTCGTCATCAACTTCTACAACTTCTCTAACCGGCCAATTTCCTGAAGTTATTTGATTTTTAACCTTCCCGGTGTTACTATCGTAAAGATAAAGATGATTGTATCCATCACGTTCTGAAGCCCAGATAATTTCATCTTTTCCTTTTACATCATGGCGATACTTTTTACCGCTATAATCGATAAAAGTTGAGCTGGTTTCATCGATTATAGCTGTAGTCTTTCCTGTTTTCGCATCAACTTTAATTACTCGGTATGCCTGGTGACCACGCTGATTGAACTCGAATGTAAACGAAGAACTGTCGTCTTTCCATTGATAATTGTATAATGAAAATTGAGCATTAAAAAGATCTGTAGATACCGGAATATGCTTTTGAGAAGCCACATCAAAAAGTTGCGGACTCTTAAAATCCAGCTCATCTCCCGGTTTTGTGTAATCTCTGGTATGTAATTTTGGTTGAAGCTGATCGTCTGGTCTGGATTCTACAAAATAGATATCATGTTTTTCGCCCGGTCTTACTTTATAAGCAACAATCTTTTTGCTATTTGGCGACCAGATAATATTTGCAGCATAAAAGAACCCTTTTGTACCGTCAAAACTTAATTGTGTTTCTTCTTTTGTTTTATTGTCTTTTATATAAAGATTAGAATTCTTTATAAATGCGGTATATTTTTTATCTGGCGATGGTGCAGGATCGCCTTCTCTTTCATTTCCTCTTCTCCCCCAGTATCCTCTGTCCCGTTTTCTACTAGGAACATTTTCGATCGCACTAATCTCGTAACCTGCAAGATCTATATTATATTTTATGGTATCTAACTGAAATTCTAAATTCGATTTATTTTCATCGAATTTTAGATTAGAAATATCGATTTTAAAACTTTCAATTTCCTTATCTAATTTTTCTGAAAGTGCTGCTGCTAATTTTTGATGATCAAAAGCTGATTTTTGTTCTTGTGTTTCAGCATTTACAAAAACATATTCACTACCTGCTTTTGTGTTATTTTTATACCAAAACTCTTTGTCGTTTAACCAGTTAAAGCTGTTTGGCGTATTAAAAACTTTATTTCTAAAAAGAGTATCCAGAGATTCTGCTCTTTTATAATCTTCTACCGTTCCCTGTGCGAATAGTTGCTGCACTACAATTGCAAACAAAAAAAAGGATATATATTTTGTTTCAAATATTCTCATGTTTTAAATATAATAGAAGTAATTATAAAAACTTCGACCAATAGTAGCTGTTTATAATACAATATTGACCTTATACCATAATCTAGGTGATTAAATAATAATTATTGTATCATGATTGAAAGATAATAGAGAAACCAACAAAGTGGAGATACACTTTGCTGGTTTAAAACTCAACAAATTAATAAAGGCTAATTTTTTAATATCCCGGGTTTTGTTGCAGGTTTGGGTTAGCATCTAAGAAAGTTTGAAAAATTGGGAACACATTTTTATAATCTGCCCCTGGTTCAGCATCTTTACAAAACCAAGATTTTCCGTTATAAACATTAGTATTAGATCCTGATAACCTAAACCTTATAAGATCTTGTCTTCGATGATGTTCTCCAACAAATTCCCAAGCTAAATCATCTAGTAAGCCACCAAATTCTATATCGGTACCACCTTCATAAGTAGCTACTAAATCACTGTA encodes:
- a CDS encoding S9 family peptidase codes for the protein MFAIVVQQLFAQGTVEDYKRAESLDTLFRNKVFNTPNSFNWLNDKEFWYKNNTKAGSEYVFVNAETQEQKSAFDHQKLAAALSEKLDKEIESFKIDISNLKFDENKSNLEFQLDTIKYNIDLAGYEISAIENVPSRKRDRGYWGRRGNEREGDPAPSPDKKYTAFIKNSNLYIKDNKTKEETQLSFDGTKGFFYAANIIWSPNSKKIVAYKVRPGEKHDIYFVESRPDDQLQPKLHTRDYTKPGDELDFKSPQLFDVASQKHIPVSTDLFNAQFSLYNYQWKDDSSSFTFEFNQRGHQAYRVIKVDAKTGKTTAIIDETSSTFIDYSGKKYRHDVKGKDEIIWASERDGYNHLYLYDSNTGKVKNQITSGNWPVREVVEVDDENRQVYFTASGLDKGQDPYLIHYCRIDFDGKNFTRFTSENGNHKVTFSPDKEYYVDQYSRVDMPAVTVLKKTGKKMPILALEEGDITALEKTGWKQPEVFTAKGRDQKTDIWGIIVRPTNFDPSKTYPIIEYIYAGPHDSFVPKEFSSYYWALSSLAELGFIVVQIDGMGTSNRSKAFHDVCWQNLKDAGFPDRKLWITAAAEKYPYMDADKVGIRGTSAGGQSAGAALVFNSDFYDVAVASCGCHDNRMDKIWWNEQWMGYPIGPHYAANSNIENAAQLQGDLMLIVGELDDNVDPASTMQFADALIKANKDFDLVVLPGENHTSGGVFGERKRRDFFVKHLLEVDPPSWDKVYN
- a CDS encoding beta-L-arabinofuranosidase domain-containing protein; translation: MKLHKIITCFICVMIAGLLEVRAQGDQILDGIGETGLIARYVFEKDAKDWSRNNLHATIKGDAKFVKDELFKNVLSLSGDAYISLPSSALNNVESVSMVGWVKLNSTDIDQILFDFGKNKNTHAYLAPFGIGETKDFTAEVAKNSSKKYTLSSSVAEVSKDRWSHLVLVIDVPSKTIKTYINGVQVSLEEKIDLELSDVFNVESGEENKLYIGRSIAEDKPALDASIHDFRIYRIGLTDNQVKGIFENAFKKRDGVVNERKEPQDNLPEFSRTSPQLYNEFLTSVEDIEIQTAVGVLPRLPRTLEGTYKNGLKGPKVKVTWPAPTDNSEVLKTGTYTVTGSVAGTDLKPKATVNVVQIIAAEKPSRALEAFGLDAVNLDANANGQNTKFIENRDKFINTLAETDPDSFLYMFRNAFGQEQTAGAKPLGVWDTQETKLRGHASGHYLTAIAQAYASTGYDKELQQNFADKMKYMVNTLYDLSQMSGKAAEQGGEFNADPTTVPMGPGKEIYSSDLSEEGIRTDYWNWGEGFISAYPPDQFIMLEKGAVYGTEETKIWAPYYTLHKILAGLMDIYEVSGNKKALAVAEGMGDWVYARLSELPTEILISMWNRYIAGEFGGMNEAMARLYRITGKDAYLETARLFDNIKVFFGDANHSHGLAKNVDTFRGLHANQHIPQIVGALEMYRDSDQPEYFNVADNFWVKATKDYMYSIGGVAGARNPANAECFIAQPGTLYENGLSAGGQNETCATYNMLKLTRNLFLYEQRPELMDYYERGLYNHILASVAEDSPANTYHVPLRPGSKKSFGNPDMTGFTCCNGTALESSTKLQNSIYFKGADNKSLYVNLYVPSTLHWHEEKIKVTQETNFPKEDRTKLTIKGKGKFDLKLRVPGWATKGFVVKINGKEESVEATPGTYLTLSRKWKDGDTVALKMPFGFHLDPVMDQQNIASLFYGPILLAAQEDEPRTEWRKVNFDAENIGATIKGNPEELIFEIDGVIYKPFYDTYGRHSVYLDVDLD